One genomic window of Nicotiana sylvestris chromosome 10, ASM39365v2, whole genome shotgun sequence includes the following:
- the LOC138879229 gene encoding uncharacterized protein has translation MVGEKFLLKVSPMKDVMRFGKKGKLSPQFIGPFEVLQRIGEMAYELTLPPSLSGVPPVFHMSMLQKYIDDLYHVLDFSTVQLDGDLTYDVEPMTILERRVRKLRLKDIVLVKVQWRGQPVEEATWET, from the coding sequence atggttggggagaagttcttactgaaggtttcaccaatgaaggatgttatgagatttggaaagaagggcaagttgagtcctcagttcattgggccttttgaggtacttcagaggattggTGAGATGGCATATGAGCTTACCttaccacctagcttgtcaggTGTACCTCCAGTATTTCATAtgtctatgctccagaagtatatcgATGATCTGTATCATGtcttggattttagcacggttcagttagatggtgatttgacttatgatgtggagccaatgactattttggagcggcgggttcgaaagttgagattaaAGGACATAgttttagtgaaagtgcagtggagaggtcagcccgtagaggaggctacttgggagacctaG